The Salmo trutta chromosome 6, fSalTru1.1, whole genome shotgun sequence genome has a window encoding:
- the LOC115196332 gene encoding C-X-C chemokine receptor type 2-like codes for MTELEQSYVLDYDYNSANDSYYFNITSFELNSNTLSCAAQPLGPSAVIFLCVLHIAIFLLAVPGNLLVGLVIGFSQQSLTPSDVFLFHLTVADGLLALTLPFWAAATLHGWIFGDLLCKFLSLVMEASFYTSILFLVCISVDRYLVIVRPAKSRKGRRRACRWYACTFIWALGGALSLPALFNDAFTPLDGGPMRCNERFDPGSATHWRLATRGLRHILGFLLPLVTMVACYSITVARLLQTSGFQKHRAMRVIIAVVFAFLLCWMPFHMTVMADTLMRAKLVRFDCAERNRVDLALQVTHSLALVHSFVNPVLYAFVGEKFRGNLGALVRKSRGPERGSSSRFSRSTSQTSEGNGLL; via the exons ATGACAG AGCTAGAACAATCATACGTCCTGGACTATGATTACAATTCAGCCAACGACTCCTATTACTTCAACATCACCTCCTTTGAACTGAACTCTAACACCTTGTCCTGTGCAGCTCAGCCCCTGGGTCCCAGTGCCGTCATATTCCTGTGTGTCCTTCACATCGCCATCTTCCTATTGGCTGTTCCTGGTAACCTACTTGTGGGGCTCGTGATTGGCTTCAGTCAACAGTCCCTGACCCCATCCGACGTCTTCCTGTTTCACCTGACTGTAGCCGACGGACTGCTGGCTCTGACCCTGCCCTTCTGGGCTGCTGCCACGCTCCACGGCTGGATCTTTGGTGACTTGCTGTGTAAGTTCCTCAGCCTGGTTATGGAGGCTAGCTTCTACACCAGCATCCTGTTCCTGGTGTGTATCAGTGTCGACCGCTACCTGGTGATCGTTCGCCCCGCCAAGTCCCGTAAGGGCCGCCGAAGGGCCTGCAGATGGTACGCCTGCACCTTCATCTGGGCTCTGGGgggcgccctctctctccctgccctatTCAACGACGCCTTCACGCCCCTCGACGGTGGTCCGATGAGGTGTAATGAGCGCTTCGACCCCGGCAGCGCCACCCACTGGAGGCTCGCTACTCGCGGCCTACGCCACATCCTAGGATTCCTGCTCccactagtaaccatggtggCGTGCTACAGCATCACCGTGGCCCGGTTGCTGCAGACGAGCGGCTTCCAGAAGCACAGGGCCATGCGGGTCATCATTGCCGTGGTGTTTGCCTTCCTCCTGTGCTGGATGCCGTTCCACATGACGGTGATGGCCGACACCCTGATGAGGGCCAAGCTGGTGCGCTTCGACTGTGCTGAGAGGAACAGGGTGGACCTGGCCCTCCAGGTCACCCACAGCCTGGCCCTGGTCCACAGCTTTGTTAACCCAGTGCTGTATGCCTTCGTGGGGGAGAAGTTCAGGGGGAACCTGGGTGCCCTGGTCAGGAAGTCACGGGGACCAGAGAGGGGGTCGTCGTCTCGATTTAGCAGGTCCACATCCCAGACCTCAGAAGGGAATGGACTCTTATGA